TATAAAAAAATAGGGGGTCTCATGAAAATTCTATCTTTAGGGATATTACTACTTTTTTTGTGCAATCAAGCTGGTGCTGCCGTCGCAGATGATCCTTATGCCGAAAAAGACTGTCTGCATAGAGTAACCCTCGCAGATGATTCCTATGATGGACTTGACAATCCTTATGATGGATTGAGGAATCCTTATGCTAGACTAGAAGGTTCCTATAATGGATTAGAGCATTATATGGGATTAGCCGATCTCTCTTGTGAGGCAACTGATTCTGATAATCCAGCCCTCCAAAGAATCGATCCCTCTTTATCAAGAAAACCCGAAACACTTGGTGTCATTCAAGATTATCACAATAGATGGAGCCAAAGAAAATATGGAAAGTTGGGGCCCTTGGTAAGCATTGCTCGTATTGTCTATGGAACAGAACCCAATGAGCTTCTTAAACGTCGGTTGGAACTTGTCGCCGTGTCTCAAAATATGATATCTAAATTTTCTGCGCCTATAGATCCTATTTCTGAACCCAAAATTCCTTACCGAACTCATCGAATTTGGCTTACCGGTGTGGGGGGGGCAGAGGCCTTTGAAGTTAAACCAGAAATCCTTCAATATTATACGCATAGCCTTAAACTTTTACCTGATTGGGATCATCATTTTTGGTGTTTTGACCCCACAACAATCCCAGAAACGATTTCTGCGCTAAAGAAAGATTGTCCATCTATTAACATCCATTCTTTGACAGATTCTTGCCTTTTTACAAATACGCCAAAAGATTTAACAGGGGTAAGAAGATTGTTTGATGCTTATTTAGAACATCGTCATTTCTCCTTCGCAAATGATGTATTGCGTCGCGTTATTGCCTGGGAATTTGGAGGATTTTATTCAGATCTTGGAGTTGAATACCACAGCCCCAAAAACCTTAGAAAATGTGCCCTTTATTCAAACCTTGTTTATTTTTCTTATGGAAATGGAGATCTGGATACCTGTTTTTTTGGGATTTCGAAAGGATCTCCCGTCTTCAAAAGAGAGTTGAATACCTTAGATTATCTGCTAAAAGGACAATTAATAAATGAGGCGGAAGAAGTTGCCTATGACAAACCTATAGCTGCAACCCCAGCAGAAGCTGCGGCAACTGCAGAAGACCAACAAGCCTCTCCCCAAAAAATTCTTCCAAAACAAATGCATTGGACAAGTAACGCCCATGGAATGGCCGTCCTTTTATCAACACTCAAAAAAAGTGATAGCCCAGTTATAATCCCAGACAGGACATGGTTAACCGTGCATCATCAAAACTCGTGGAGAGGAAAAGGAGATATGAAGCTTGCAAAATTCGGCCAGCGCGGTTGGGAGGACCTTGATTTCGATTTTGCACAGCTCATGAAAGAGGAGTAAAAATGAAAAAATATTTATGGATTTTAAGCGCTGCTCTAAAGATTTCTTTAGATTTTTCTATAGGCTACGGAGCGTCTGCTGCTCCATACTATGATGAACCTCCTCTCTTCTACACTGCCCGATTGCAAAGCCTCCCCCCAACTACTGAACGCATCAAGGCAATGGCAGCCTTGCTGAATGATCGTACAAAGGGTGGAGAATTAAATAGCAAATACTATGAAGATGGAACAGAAAAAGACGAATCATGGATTCAGCAAAAAATAGAAGAAATTTTACCACCCTCCTCTACCAAACCAGATGCAAAGTATATGTTTTTTTACACAAAAGAAGATCCAATAAACCTGGTATGTTTTGTGGGGAGAGGAATGTTTAACAAAAAGGAAAATTCGATTTTTTATGCCACCTCTCCGGCGTTTCAAGGACAAAAATACACGAGTGAAGCCTTACAGGCTTTTTTGCGTGCCGATGCCGTGTTTATTGAACTTTGTTGTACAAGCCTAGTGTTCAGCATTCATCCAGATAATGCCCCATCCATCAGAGTTGCTGAAAAAGTTGGTGCAATCTTTCTGAGAAGGGGGAAAAATCCCTCAAAAACTCAAGACCGTCATGTATATGCATTGCCAAAAGAAAAATTGCTAGAACAATTCTATGAATTTCCATCCTTAGAAATGCATTTTTCGATAACAGTTGATGGTGAAAGATATCGTAAAACAGCCGAAAAATTATGCGCCATCCCTCTAACTGACCACACCTATTCTGTTGATATGAATAAGATGATAACTCGTCTTGACCTCACCAATTTTCCTCTCCCCTACCTTTATGAGCAATTTTTACCCTGGCATACTTTTTTATATAAAATGGTTCATGATATTGATGATGTTTTTACACGTATGAAGACCCGCTATTGGGTTTTTGCCGGCATGTCTTTGGGAATGACCCGCCATACCGTGGGGCAAAAACAAGGGGGATGCCTTCCCTGGGATGATGATGCTGATCTTTTAAGTTT
This DNA window, taken from Alphaproteobacteria bacterium, encodes the following:
- a CDS encoding GNAT family N-acetyltransferase, which encodes MKKYLWILSAALKISLDFSIGYGASAAPYYDEPPLFYTARLQSLPPTTERIKAMAALLNDRTKGGELNSKYYEDGTEKDESWIQQKIEEILPPSSTKPDAKYMFFYTKEDPINLVCFVGRGMFNKKENSIFYATSPAFQGQKYTSEALQAFLRADAVFIELCCTSLVFSIHPDNAPSIRVAEKVGAIFLRRGKNPSKTQDRHVYALPKEKLLEQFYEFPSLEMHFSITVDGERYRKTAEKLCAIPLTDHTYSVDMNKMITRLDLTNFPLPYLYEQFLPWHTFLYKMVHDIDDVFTRMKTRYWVFAGMSLGMTRHTVGQKQGGCLPWDDDADLLSLVSDRSKVEACLKELTKLGYTYCRSEEKLGMDCFRGWKIESPLSFGGKCPFTDIFEIDIDPTDDDLYVFPPAKWTLKHKIKKTDLFPIVRRRLGGKLVNTPANPEGLLEAEYGKTWSQKYKRTSHEFDFKEKNFYPFEEATKLSVPFFPEK